From one Triticum aestivum cultivar Chinese Spring chromosome 4B, IWGSC CS RefSeq v2.1, whole genome shotgun sequence genomic stretch:
- the LOC123090226 gene encoding uncharacterized protein, translated as MRSLPLLLLLLLGAVLLVAATLPEGASAKLKEANPRGVVIQQVGRFAVIVYDLAHSAGLTYVGVVRGETEEAVGGGNIYRLVVAAAKPDGSKAQYECLVWGVPGSSLSTWKLRRFRKIAIV; from the coding sequence ATGAGGTCGctaccgctgctgctgctgctgctgcttggagcGGTCCTCCTCGTGGCCGCCACGCTCCCGGAGGGGGCGTCGGCCAAGTTGAAGGAGGCAAACCCGCGgggcgtggtgatccagcaggtgGGGCGGTTCGCGGTGATCGTGTACGACCTGGCGCACAGCGCGGGCCTGACGTACGTGGGGGTTGTGCGCGGCGAGACGGAGGAGGCGGTGGGCGGCGGCAACATCTACcgcctggtggtggcggcggcgaagcCCGACGGGAGCAAGGCGCAGTACGAGTGCCTGGTGTGGGGCGTGCCGGGGTCCAGCCTCAGCACCTGGAAGCTCCGCAGGTTCAGGAAGATCGCAATAGTATAG
- the LOC123089239 gene encoding uncharacterized protein: MRSLQAVLVAVLVLLAVAATTDAAWAPIPDRDLNGMVVQQAGRFAVLVHDITHRTTLVFVKVERGEMERPVGGGNGTNYRLVVTAARAPGGNKGQYECVVWGVPGSRTSTWKLLSFKAL, encoded by the coding sequence ATGAGGTCTCTGCAGGCTGTGCTCGTGGCGGTCCTCGTCCTGCTCGCCGTCGCCGCGACGACAGACGCCGCGTGGGCGCCGATACCGGACCGCGACCTGAACGGCATGGTGGTGCAGCAGGCGGGCCGGTTCGCCGTGCTCGTGCATGACATCACGCACCGGACGACCCTGGTGTTCGTCAAGGTGGAGCGCGGCGAGATGGAGCGGCCGGTCGGCGGCGGCAACGGCACCAACTACCGGCTCGTGGTGACCGCGGCGAGGGCGCCCGGCGGGAACAAGGGCCAGTACGAGTGCGTCGTGTGGGGCGTGCCCGGCTCGCGCACCAGCACCTGGAAGCTCCTCAGCTTCAAGGCGCTCTAG